From the genome of Pukyongia salina, one region includes:
- a CDS encoding DUF6909 family protein codes for MNPSRTHKRTRAQESSGAIERMYITMRHLFNRGFYKPMGISGETLRESLLILSPEIYGSISEEKIELEGLLYVIDRLPYGIEECRFINLTSDEGYKNSHFKPIIPAKRRRNCYRIDEEQMNIEITRGRSEIYDILTHLTFLYIESHKIMKQVLINDNGEVIRDWKKLEEAVLVKKELTKNDKEIALTHTANFLGRTFEEVNAIYPLFECEGIKNRFLNIIYYLGKRAMEEVLEDNQRLITFSPVLRERLGHHIHGEQWALKVKKTLNDKGLLARPLHIISANMHSVQNSLFAKKALASEFKNEKEIAIFEKLSNPKSIKLQQKVAKYALANGMSYIEDDSGANINVQIFDSNYFYENSQGLDPEEMPVIIVMDYAFGEQAYETMDELLKPYNNNGIKQLLKVVSISIMGKAGILSGKKGDIMIPTAHVFEGTADNYPFKNKLKKSHFDDVDITVCEGTMITVMGTSLQNKDILKFFHTSTWNVIGLEMEGAHYQKAIQSASKIRGSISPKVAVRYAYYASDNPLESGSTLASGGLGTAGVKPTYAITEKMLKQILV; via the coding sequence ATGAACCCATCAAGAACACATAAACGAACAAGAGCCCAGGAAAGTTCGGGAGCCATAGAACGCATGTATATTACTATGCGACACCTTTTCAACCGTGGCTTTTACAAGCCTATGGGTATCTCGGGGGAGACGCTGCGCGAATCGCTGCTTATTTTAAGCCCCGAGATCTACGGATCCATTTCAGAAGAAAAAATTGAACTGGAAGGGCTTCTTTATGTGATCGATCGTCTCCCTTATGGAATCGAGGAATGCAGATTTATCAATCTAACATCGGATGAGGGCTACAAAAACTCGCATTTTAAGCCAATTATCCCGGCCAAGCGCCGCCGTAACTGCTACCGGATCGACGAGGAGCAAATGAATATAGAAATTACCCGTGGTCGCTCTGAGATCTACGATATTCTTACGCACTTAACCTTCCTCTATATCGAATCTCATAAGATCATGAAACAGGTTTTGATCAATGATAACGGAGAGGTGATAAGGGACTGGAAGAAACTGGAGGAAGCGGTGCTTGTTAAGAAGGAACTAACAAAGAACGACAAGGAAATAGCCCTTACCCATACAGCGAATTTCCTAGGAAGGACCTTCGAGGAGGTGAATGCCATCTACCCGTTATTTGAGTGTGAAGGCATTAAGAATCGCTTTCTTAACATCATCTATTATCTGGGAAAACGGGCCATGGAAGAGGTTCTTGAGGATAATCAGCGATTAATTACCTTCAGTCCGGTTTTAAGGGAACGCCTTGGGCATCATATTCACGGGGAACAATGGGCGCTGAAAGTAAAGAAGACCTTGAATGATAAAGGATTGTTGGCCCGCCCGCTACACATTATTAGTGCGAATATGCACTCCGTACAGAACAGCCTGTTTGCTAAGAAGGCTCTTGCTTCGGAATTTAAGAACGAAAAAGAGATAGCGATATTTGAAAAGCTTAGCAACCCTAAAAGCATAAAATTACAGCAAAAAGTTGCTAAATATGCCCTGGCAAACGGCATGTCGTATATTGAAGATGACTCCGGCGCCAATATCAATGTCCAGATCTTCGATTCGAATTATTTTTATGAGAATTCTCAGGGACTTGACCCTGAAGAAATGCCCGTGATCATAGTTATGGACTATGCCTTTGGAGAGCAGGCGTATGAAACCATGGACGAATTGTTAAAACCCTATAATAATAACGGTATAAAGCAGTTACTGAAGGTGGTATCCATTTCCATTATGGGTAAAGCGGGAATCTTAAGCGGTAAAAAAGGAGATATAATGATCCCCACAGCACATGTTTTTGAGGGAACGGCAGATAATTACCCATTTAAAAACAAATTGAAAAAATCTCATTTTGACGATGTAGATATCACCGTTTGTGAAGGAACCATGATCACGGTAATGGGGACTTCCTTGCAAAACAAGGATATTTTGAAGTTTTTCCATACTTCAACCTGGAATGTTATTGGCCTTGAAATGGAGGGCGCTCATTACCAGAAAGCAATTCAGTCTGCCTCAAAGATTAGGGGAAGTATTAGTCCGAAGGTAGCAGTACGCTATGCGTACTACGCCTCGGATAATCCATTGGAATCCGGAAGTACTCTGGCTTCGGGTGGTTTGGGAACCGCGGGGGTAAAACCTACCTACGCCATAACGGAAAAAATGTTAAAACAGATTTTAGTTTAA
- the rfbB gene encoding dTDP-glucose 4,6-dehydratase has product MNHDNILITGGAGFIGSNYVTYLLESTSANVFVLDKLTYAGDMRNLDSVAGLSNYHFIQGDICDKDFIEEMFKKHQFDQVVHFAAESHVDNSISGPAAFIETNIVGTFNLLQASYKTWMEGPGKAKEAFSHARFLHVSTDEVYGTLGETGLFTEETPYAPNSPYSASKASSDFIVRSYYHTYQLPVVTTNCSNNYGPNQHKEKLIPTIIRKALAGDPIPIYGDGTNVRDWLYVLDHCRGIKLAVENGELGETYNIGGRNERTNLYIAETICNLLDQLEPAEKPYKEQISFVTDRPGHDFRYAIDASKIENDLGWKADENFESGILKTIEWYLKHKERL; this is encoded by the coding sequence TTGAATCACGATAACATATTGATTACAGGGGGAGCAGGCTTTATTGGCTCTAATTATGTCACCTATTTATTGGAATCCACTTCGGCAAATGTTTTTGTGCTGGATAAGCTAACTTATGCGGGTGATATGAGAAATCTGGACTCGGTTGCCGGCTTATCCAACTATCATTTCATTCAGGGAGATATTTGCGATAAGGACTTCATTGAAGAAATGTTCAAAAAACACCAATTCGACCAGGTGGTACACTTCGCCGCCGAATCTCACGTGGATAATTCTATTAGCGGTCCTGCAGCCTTTATTGAAACGAACATTGTAGGTACCTTTAATTTGCTTCAGGCCTCCTATAAAACATGGATGGAGGGACCGGGTAAAGCAAAAGAGGCTTTTAGCCATGCGCGTTTTCTGCATGTTTCTACCGATGAGGTATACGGCACCTTGGGAGAAACAGGGCTATTCACAGAAGAAACACCGTATGCTCCCAATAGCCCGTATAGTGCCTCCAAAGCTTCTTCAGATTTTATAGTTCGCAGCTACTATCATACCTATCAGTTACCTGTGGTTACTACCAATTGTTCGAACAATTACGGCCCTAACCAGCATAAGGAGAAGTTAATTCCAACCATAATACGCAAGGCCCTGGCGGGAGATCCAATCCCCATTTATGGCGATGGCACCAATGTAAGAGACTGGCTTTATGTGTTAGATCACTGTAGAGGGATTAAACTGGCAGTAGAAAACGGAGAGTTGGGTGAAACTTATAATATCGGTGGCCGTAATGAACGAACCAATCTCTATATTGCAGAGACTATTTGTAACTTATTGGACCAATTAGAACCGGCCGAAAAGCCGTATAAAGAACAGATCTCCTTTGTAACCGACAGGCCGGGGCATGATTTCAGATATGCTATCGATGCTTCAAAAATTGAAAATGATCTGGGGTGGAAAGCCGATGAGAATTTCGAATCGGGCATCTTAAAAACCATCGAATGGTATCTAAAACACAAGGAAAGACTATAA